ACGGCAacaaatacgcaaattattgcatgtccgcacacatttagtgtataatatgtaaaatatactgactaaagcttagggttagtattaccataGTTACTGAATATAAACATTATAGGCTATACAGTAGTAAGTAAATttgttatatgttatatataagctgtaacacatagccaggctcattttaaaaaagaattactagccttataTTCTTAAAAGGACTATAAACCAccaaaacaccaagaaaagtaggggtcatgtatcttctaagagagatattttgtctgacaggtcaataCTATGGAATAGCTTCCAAACTGaaagctaaaatgtgggtatgaacacatatgagtaataaggtttgtttagatttctataaatgcaaaaaatatcttgaaaatgctaccaaaatgtcaagtataggtccacaatgaaataaaaacagaaactggcttacataaaacatgaaaatgccactttaacaggGAAAATATTTAGGATTTTTTTCTTTCCGTCATTATCTGACcagcccggaagtgctgcttgattacatATTTAGTATTATTGTACCTTAAAGATACTCTTCATTCCAATCGCTTGAATCCCACACTATATACCTGGATAATCTTGACCCTGTTCAGCGACCctgactcagtgccaacatggctgactgaAAGACGATGTATATAGTTAATATTCTtgtctttttttcatgtttttacgtttgtgtgcaatgttagcgtaaaacttttaacagccataatatcctgtattggtAACATGATTTGTGTACTAAAAGTTTTGTAATaccttacttatcaactgtattagttcaataaacatctTTATGACAACGtgtaacagtatcaaagtttgaaattcatttttatagctaaaaaactgtattgattatgaggtgggtttggatttgcggataattcctgactgttacaggaaacagtgctggataaatacgaacttaaaatggataaataCCAAAGCAAACGAAAACAAAGTTGTTTAATCCGTGCTTCATGTATGAACTATAGATGCTCGAAGTTCTGTGACCCACCCACCCCTGTCAGTCCATGCACCCTCACTTTTCTCCCCTACTAGCCGtctgaaaaatgtcatattattatacatgtagttaataACTACATTTTGTAATCATAAATATTCagttagcacctctataaaatctcttacgctataaaatatataaaatttgaaagaaacgCAATTCTTCTGAAACGGTTagagacagacaaacagacacagagagagagagagagagggggggggaggcaaacagacagacagagggGGAAGGGGGtcacagaacttcgaacatctttagtatgaaataatttatattatcgTTATATAATTACGtactttgatataaattattttgaatttgtattgttacttctcttgagaaggaacactaaGAATTGGTaggtcacacttgactgagcaactgatctcgaaagctgttgtcattacaagctggccaatcaaaaaCCGTGACCATAGAAATAACCTATGacgttaaaaatattctttcCCAATTGAGGCTACTCTCTGGCCGAACGCGCTCCACGGGTTACATAGGATGGAAAAGTGGCATTGTTGAAACATGCCagacatcttatttgtcacaaaggtaaACATACGTcattaccttcaaatgcatggtaaatatttgaaaacaaaccccattgcgaccctctcattgtgcgcaacaaaaTTCACACATCGTATGCCCGGATGTCACACTaacgagatttaggacagatactactagaTTGCAGCCaagaattacttgatcaatgaccactatGTTTACTGTGTGCGAGGAcgtagactgttagcgcatcaaatcactacattacctatgttaaacagaaacaaatattaaaGCGAATATATGTCAATAAGGTAATGGCAAGGGTTCCTGTAACCTGATACCTAGACAACCGTCTCAATACCTCAGTGGTAGAGTATCCGTTTTGAGTGcgaaattttaacttttcaaacagATAGTTAAGTGCCGTTCCATTGCACAACTAGGTCacaggagctaaaaatagattctttaactgaaaactttaaaaaatatttttgtctgaaaccacaaggcctagacctttgatatttggtatgcacaCATTGCAACCTAAATCTTACaggatgatcattatatatttatatagatttgccctagaaggaacttttgctattcTTTAacttatattgaattattttcgagggtttatccagatttttgcaaacattgctatttgcataatgtTAATAGGCTACAATGGAAAattggctatgaaagctggcaatgGAAAACTATTTTACTGTAATGGGcgtacatataacatcttgtaaaattaatgagaAAGTTTGAAGACGATACCTCTTATAACAACAGAGATAtgtacaataatcagaccatgtacatgtgaactcattcatttctatagaatataaGTCAATTAGGTGTTTAAATCCTTCCACGagttcgtgtaagttaggtttttatccattccaagtgtaaactgagttcggttatTATCAACTCGGAAGTTAGGTTtatatcccttttctcgctgtcagcaCATTTGAACGTGTATTGTGTCAATATACATTGGGCTAACAACATAGTGTatacgggcctataaagcagtatatttttgcttcCAAACAACATAATAGTATGGGCAACAAAAGCATATAAGTAtttgttaagatttttttatcaaacaattcATTGAACATTTTGCCTTGTTCGTCAgtattccacctgaaaacacaagggttaatatatttaacatgatacattttgaaataaatatacacttgatcaatggagacagatATATCAGCCGAAACATACCTTTATACATCgaaattatatagaaaacaaagttgtattggctttacatccgccatgttggaaCTGAGtcagggtcgctgaacagagtcaaGATTATTCGGGTACATAGTGTGAATggggtatataccggagtctgttaTATATCATAGGCGTTCCATGTCTGTTTAAGTGACAGTCTTATATATATTGTTACTATTTGTGTCTCGAGTGTGTTCTTGAGTTAAGATTGAGTAGAGCAATTCCTTCGACTCAACGTTGTAAGTATCTAAACATTCAAGtggcataattcattttgttatgtATCTTTGAACTGAAGTAATTTGATGAAAAAGCTGCGAATTGAAAGTTAAGTTGTTTAAAATCTTAGTTAAAATCATGAATACGGGCCCAGTATCGTGTTAGAGCGATCGAgcgattgaagataaattacaTAGGAATCTATACGAAAATGGTCGGGACATTTAATATCCATTATCTTTGGGTTACCAGTGTTTTACTGAAGTTTATGCGTTTAGACAGTGTCAAGTTTCCTACCTGTAAAAATGAGAGGTGTGATAAACTATGATTCCTGAATCATTCTTTGTAATATGTGGTATAAATTAACAAACACAATATTAACGCTAAAATAGAGCAGGAGAACGCATCTCTTGTCCActaactttcaacatttttaagggGATGCATCACATTTTCAACCCGCTGGGAGATGGAAACCCTCTTCCCCACATACCACATACTCGCAGCATCGCTATTAGGTTCATAGCTATGCTTCTCATATCTAACAGTTATGGTATTTTTAAACAGGAAATTACAAGAAAcgtttcttgtattttttttattttgtatgtatagtAAAATAACAGATACTCCCGCCCGCTGAACTCAGTAGAGAGCATTGGTCCCcgggcgtggcgtatgttctccgttacgatttgaaaaaagacattgtgtctgaaatcattcgtcctccacctctgataattcatgtggggaagttggcagttacttgcggagaacaggtttgtactggtacagaatccaggaacactggttaggttaactgcccgccgttatgactgaaatattgttgaaaaacggcgttaaacctaaaacaaacaaacaaacaaacagagcatttttttttttcagaaaacttttATTATTTGTCTCGGATATGTTCGGTATTTTCTTGTtcacaaaaacaattaaattgtAACAATTTATAGAAATTTTAGTTAGAACCTTAATCGTACCATCTTTGTTTAGTATGTTAAGTTTAATGTCCTTTGAAATTACCTTACAAATAATAGACATCGAGATCAAGTGCGTGTTTACGGTCTATTTGGCAGTTTTGTCCCGACTGCCCAATACTGATActacatatattatatttattgaaacAAAAGTTATCGAAATGGTGACATTAAAAACGTTAACAATACAAATATACAAGTGCATTTtagtgttttacattacatgcattctgttgcctttgcgtatgttagggtctcacctggcggggataacttttatttacactgtcctgtgactttggaatatggtggggttaagagtgaggttaggtacaccataaaccggtttaagctccccagtggtggttttgccactgaccgttccaaggcggtgccccactgtgttcctttatttgtttgttttgtccttgtgtgtttgctttgtgtgtgtgtggtgtgtgtgtgtgtgtgtgttgatcgtgtgcgcgtccgcgtgctgggtttgcgtttggggaggctgcgtttttagaacgtggctttccctgttggatattcttccttgtttttattttgaaaatagaaaattagGGCCAAACATTTGCGTAACACAAATACTTCATTCTTTAGTAGTGAAGGATGACCCAAGGTGTCTCttcgggcattatttcaggcatgggcagacAAACCCACAGAGGTGTGTGGAGGTGCAACAGATTCGAAGTAAGCAACAAAACTGTTGGTCAGAGGCCCCTTTTGTCAATATAcatgaaaactgaaatattttgttcaataaaaactTTGGTGTCGGCGGTAAAAAATAAGGTCGGGATagtggaaataattttttttcttggcattattgttaataacaaaaaactaaaatatcaATGCAAATAAGCAAAGATCATACATAATTAAGTCTTTAATCCAagattatatgatttttttaattatcgTCCTTATTAATAATGTTACTATTCCATTCAAATTATCAAAACCCTTTAATCATCAcactatatttaaatttcaaatccccaccctctctctctctctctctctctctctctctctctctcgttaCATGTACGTATTCTtataaaatttaacataaaatgtcatattttgtttctttcagtTACATTTCAAATCCCCCCTCCCTCTCTgtctccccctctctctctctctctctgtctctctctgtctctctctcgtTACGTATTCTTATAAAATTCCAAATtcaaacatttaacataaaatgtcatattttgtttctttcagtTACAACTACTAcctaagttttgaaaaaagttttactaAAGAATAATTCAGGTAGACACAGTGTCTTGAGAAAACTGGCAAAATTTACTAATACTCAAATATTTCTTTGCAAACTAAAACTAATTTAAAGTCACGAAGATTTGTATCATCTATACAACGATTTATAAtgtatactagtacatgtatgaAGCATGGTCATGTATTAAAAAGCTATTAAGTGACTAACGTATAATCACTTTCTAATGCAAGCTGTAAAAGTTGTGAATCAATACATTCGAAACTTCAATATATAATAAGGTACACATAGAATTAATGACGAAATTGACATCTACAtgtcattcaaaaataatataaGTTTTATTATTGTCTCTGATCAATTGTCATTCAGCCCCAAAACTCCGCTGTATTTATTACTTTGTTTCCAGTCTTTTCATCCTCTAATTCTACAATGATTTCTGTGCCACCAAGTAACATTGTTAAATTGACTTTACGTCCGGGTAAATCGTctggtttttcaaattttattcggATTGTTCCGATTTTGGTGCATCCTTTGTCATCTACATATGTAGGGTTTTTCTCTTcagaaatgaaaatacaaaaacacaTACTGGTTTGTTTCTTGTAAACAGTGCAATATTCTCTTTTAACTTGTGTTTCGCCGGGCGTCACTCTCAACCCCTTTTCAATTAGTTTGTCAAAAATGTCGTTACAGCGGTCACCTACATCAGTCATTCTACGTTTGCTTTTTTGATGTTTTCCCTTTACAAATGGCTTGTACTTATCTACACCATATGTATACTTAAGTACCCTCTCGGTTATTGTCATTGGGTTGTGACCAAAAATCAAGGCTCCCCTCAACACAGCGGATAATGCCTCTTGTGGAATCACAATATGGATTCCTGGAAGTGCTGATTTGATTGCATGTTGCAATAAAGGAGACTCTGAGTATCCACCAACCATGAGTACGGCTTTGATGTCTGCCATTCTTTCATCATTCATCAATTTTTGAACGTGCTTAACTATTTGCTGTATTGAGACTTCAAATAACTTATCTACTGTAGAATGTGATATTTTCAACTTGTCTCTTTTAAGCTCTACAGTTTTACCATATTTTGAAGCTACTATTGTATCTTTGATACTCATTTTTCTCTCCTTTTCCGTCTCAAATAAATCAATAAGCGACACAGGAAAATGCATAATTACGTTTCCCTCCGATAGTGTTCCAGCTGcttgtttttttaattcaaacTCTCGACTAAGATGAAGCCAATCCACCGTttccaaatgtttaaaataattaaacacaGTTTCGCCAACTAGCTCAATGAGAAAGTTTTCAAATGCTTTATCTACAATGATTCCTCCCCAGTCGCCTCCATTTGCAGCTCTGACTTCTCGTAAGGTATATTGACTTTGAACTTCATGGACCGTGATTTCAATCGTTCCCCCTGTAAAAGTTATATAAACAAAGTGCTTGATTGATGAACAGCAATATGTACACTGTCCCCTACAGCGTATGCAGTCAAAGATCTATCTCTGTTTTCTCCCTTGAACAAGAGACATGTTGGACATAACCATCCCCTCGCCAAAGCAAATGTTTCATGTAAAAGGTGGCCAAGGAAaggtaatattttcaaataaagaatTATATGCATATTAGTCAGTTATCAAGAACTACTGTGTTCAATATGTATGCAATAATTTATACACAACTGTTCTTACCATGATCGTAAAATTTTAATGGTTCCTTTCCAAAATTGCAAGTAAATTTACTAAATATAGATAATTCAAGAAGTAAGAAAAGTATAGATATGGTTCTagttactgcacttcctctcaatgtccACTGCAATTGTGAAAAGTTTCAGTAAAATCCCTTTCTCGAAGTTTTATGGGTAAAATAAAGGTAgattattcaaaatacatgtataagcattGTAGATGTATAGTTCTTGCACAATGTACTTCCCAACAATGTCCTCTATCTATGTAAGCAATTTCTACAAAATCCTTCAGCACTTTAGAGTTATGTCTTAGACAAGTGAattaaataaagggagataattcaaaaggtaaacaaaataGAATTATGGTTCTTGTGCACTATGTCATCTCTAAATGGTCACTGCGATTGTGTGATGCTATAACAGAATCCCTTTTTCAGTTTTGCTCAGAACTAGAGTGCAATGAGTAAATTGAATAAATGGGGGAATTCTAAACGTAAGCAAGGCAAATTATGGTTCTTGTGCAATACACGTCTTCTCAACATCTTTTTATTCAGTTCGAATAAAAGCCCTTCAATACTGAAGATTTATGCCTGGGGTAAGTATTTTTgataaaaggagataattcaaaagtaAGCAAAGTTTAGTTATGTTCCTTTTACAATGCACTTTCGCTTTGGAGTTATGATCTGGGCGAGTTTTATGAGTAAGTCAAATAAAGGGAGATAGTTAAACAACAGGGCCATagtggccctaaatcgctcacctgaccatGAGTATATATTTGAGTAATTGTGTTTATGAAAGAAAGGTGCTGAAATGCGCAAAAATATTACCAAGACAGGAAATCAGGACTTATAAGTTCCGTTTCCTTGAAGATGCCAATTCAGAAATGTATCACTAAAACACACTTTCATTACTGGtattagcctgggaatccagtctgacaatttctaaccttttatttacctgcaaattgacagcctggggaaacctgttttccgatcGCAGCGCCACCTacattacacccgaaatatgcgggtgtttaataaagaacgataacttctaaaagcaataatccatggctaaaaatagaaacggaattatcacggaaaagacagatcggaatcgtgtacttccgaaggtttccgaacatttccgggctAGAGAAAAATTCCAGTTTGTACCTCCAAAAGCTTTTCTAGCAAGTtttaacaactttaaaatatgtaagtttaaactaaaatttGCGTCATAGCTGTAAAGATGTTATATTAATGTCGACCTAGAAATCTACGAAAATTGCCGAATTTTCGGCCTCGttgcctcgttttcgtttcaaacaaacgcaaatatgatcacatgttaattaggctaattatagaaaatcgataatcagtagtgacatggaaactccttcagatttccccaggcgttgataatatcagaaactcgatgaatgccaattaacactaattagtgCAAATTAAGTGGCATCTTTAATGTATAAACATTAGGTATGaattcttctgacaaagcacaaatattatcaacggcgtCCCAGGCTATACTGGTATGAATTACATGTTGCAACAAAACTATCACATTCTGAATAGTCAGCATAAAGTATATACTAAAACTCCTCAGTGTAGAatagatatatattttctatttaaaaaataaaagaggCATCAGtcattaaaatcttttataataaaCAATATATTCCAGTCCATTCCAGGTTTTAGTGTATGGCTCTATGACCTATTACACTGATAAAGGCCACTCCACTCCATTCCACGTTTAAGTATATGCTTCTAGGAAGCCACCTTTTTGATCTGTTGCCGAGGTCagaaatatcaatatatttacaGATGATGCATACCCGATTAGGTGACAATCTATCCAGTAGCTCATGAGAAGCAGTTGTTTGAAGGTTGTTTAGTTTTACCTCTAAAATTAgtcaagctgaaccatttgaGTGAAGACGTCACAagaatactacagaccaa
The Mercenaria mercenaria strain notata chromosome 10, MADL_Memer_1, whole genome shotgun sequence genome window above contains:
- the LOC128559821 gene encoding heat shock 70 kDa protein 12B-like yields the protein MHVIVAAIDFGTTYSGWAFSFRTDYERDPTKADVKHWHSGTGTLVTIKTPTCLLVKPDGVTFQAFGYDAENQYMELADKDEHKNYYYFRRFKMLLFGALGKHLTKETKVMDELGKELLAVDVFAMSIKFMVDDLMVVVNQRLTGIIMETDIHWVLTVPAIWSDPAKQFMRLAAIKAGIATEKLTIVLEPEAASLYCRHLPVDTTVSDGSLTISEFPTGSKYIVIDAGGGTIEITVHEVQSQYTLREVRAANGGDWGGIIVDKAFENFLIELVGETVFNYFKHLETVDWLHLSREFELKKQAAGTLSEGNVIMHFPVSLIDLFETEKERKMSIKDTIVASKYGKTVELKRDKLKISHSTVDKLFEVSIQQIVKHVQKLMNDERMADIKAVLMVGGYSESPLLQHAIKSALPGIHIVIPQEALSAVLRGALIFGHNPMTITERVLKYTYGVDKYKPFVKGKHQKSKRRMTDVGDRCNDIFDKLIEKGLRVTPGETQVKREYCTVYKKQTSMCFCIFISEEKNPTYVDDKGCTKIGTIRIKFEKPDDLPGRKVNLTMLLGGTEIIVELEDEKTGNKVINTAEFWG